In the Neodiprion virginianus isolate iyNeoVirg1 chromosome 2, iyNeoVirg1.1, whole genome shotgun sequence genome, ATGACCATAGAATGCGCGAACAAGGCCGTTACTTACGACTGGACTATACAAACACCACTGCACTTTGCAGCCAGATTTTTAGAACACAACAAATGGAACTTTATGATCAAATAGAAACAGATACACGTACAAGAATgcttttatttacataaaaaaggaaacaaaatactggaagagatgaaaaagaggaagaaaaaaacagacacAGACAAGTATTCACCTACACCCCGTTAAAcgagttatgaatttttaaataaatcagtgccttatattattattattatcataatgaTTTTACATTCATTCCATCAGCCGGAGCAACCGCGGCATCCACAATGGATGCACTCGACTATTCTTCCCTCCTCCAACTTTCCCTTCGGAACCCTGCAGATGCAATTTGTACCAAAATTTGTATCTCTGGTTTGGATACATCGCAGGCAGCACAGATTCTCATAACCAACCTTCTTCCACTTGGCTATTAGATTCTTGTCAGCTATATTCTCATTGAGACAGTAATCATAGAGttctgaaattaaattcaagcCCAAATCAATACAAATTAGTGAGGAAATTTCCGAGTAGTAtttgattaatatttattcaatctaTACTTCTTTTTCTCTGGAACGAGAGATAATTcacgaacaaaatttttccaaacattaAGGTTCTGCCCACTACTAACCTCTGCTGATGGCTTTGCgacgataaaataaatcgtAAATGTAACGAGATTTCtgatgatgaattttaaatatgGGCCACAATGATTCttgttttctctttccttcgtGTGGCTCAGTTTCAGCTGTAAAACATGAAGCaagaaatttgtgaaattgaGCTAATCTTTGGTTATGTCGACATCGTACGGATTGATTATTAACCTTCTCGcattttttgttccaattCCTCCAGCGTTGGCTCGATCAATTCCCAACCATCCGGAGGTGGCTTCTTGCTTCTTCGAACTTTCGGCATACTCGACTTAAGGCGAAATAAAGTAAATCAATCTAATCAATCGAATACTACTTCGAATGGTTTTGTTTGACGTTTACGCAAATTCCTTCCTGGTCATTGGTCAATCAAAGAAGCAGACAATGGCCACGAAGTAATACTTCATGACAATGGCATCTGGCGATGATAGACCCAGATgtgtgcaaaaaaatttcgccaGATGGCGCATGTTGTAGGTTTTTTTGTTGCTTCAAGATTTCAATCGCGTATGCTCGTCAGTTTGTCCTTGAACTGGGTTGCTCGTAGTAGTTGCCTACCAAAGCAGCAATACGGAGCTTGACAAGAGACTGAGCGGTTAGGAGTATCGAGTGAAAATTAGGGCCAGCGGAGTGAAGATAAATACATAattgtggaattttttttatccaatatTCGTTGAAGGTTATCCTATATTTAATTCGCCGAAAAATGCCACGAGGTTAGTAGACGGGAGGTGAAAATCTCCATTTTCGTAATCAGCACGAAATACCAGTGTACAAGTACGAAATGTAATACACGAGCACGTTCTTGTACTGAAATCATTCTGGACTCTCGCGGACCGAATAACCAATAGAATCGCATATTTTCCAGGAAAGTTCGTTAATCACAAGGGCAGAAATCGCCGCTTCACGAATCCTGAAGAGTTGGAGGAGCAGCGAAGGCAGGAAGAAAAACAACGACAGTGGAGGGTTAGCATTTTGAGGTTAACTTTTGTGAGCAATAATACACGTCCCGGAATTTGCCTGTAATAAACTTGTAACCCATCTGAATACAGCAAACAAGAGGAGATACGAGTTCCAGTGAAGAGGAGGAGCAGGAACAATCCAAAGCAGCTGGCAGTGACAAGCTGAAGAAAGTCGATGAGTCTGAATCGGAAAGCGACAGTGAATCCGAGTCGGACTCGGACCCAGATGTAATGAGGATTCCTTGAAACTCTTACTTTTCTCCGCATTACACGAAAACTTATATGACATTCAAGATTTCCATCATTCTATTGTCGGTagtttaatttattaaaactaTTGCCTGCAACGATGGCACAGTTCGTTCAACAAACATCATTTTATTCAGTCACGTGATACCGTCTAATTAAGAAATGTATTGCATCATGTTACCGACAACTGTGTGACTCACATTTCCttgccatttttatttttgctcgTTTTCAATACTCAAAACCTAATGGCATTACGAAAACAATTCTATGTTACCAATAGTGAACCAACTCCTTGaatcatataaataaaatccaTTATTTACAGGGGAAAGCAAAAGGGGTAGAAAATCTAATTCAAGTAGAAAATCCGAATAGGGTGcagaaaaaagtgaagaaattaTCCCAGCTGAATGAGGCGCTAGCGAAATCATCCAAGCCCGAACTTTCACGAAGAGAAAGGTACTTATTGATCTGATAAATAACTACTCTGAATGCAACGTGATTTGCAATGTGTTGTTCTACTGGTAGTTATTCCAATCTTGTAACACAATTCGTTTTGGGTCGTAGGGAAGAACTGGAGAAACAAAGAGCAAAGGCAAACTACCAGAAACTCCATGCTGAGGGTAAAACAGATGAAGCACGTGCGGATCTGGCTCGGCTAGCAATAATTAAGCAGCAGCGAGCAGAGGCTGCTAAGCAGCGGGAggatgaaaagaaacaaaaggaATTGGCACAACAAAAAAAGACGGAATTAACACAGAAGGCTTTGGGAAAACGTTCCTAGTGCAATTAATAATCGTTTTATAATAAGAATTATGACGAATATTACTATTACCATATTATAATCACAATACTAAAAGACTCACTCTTCTCTTTACTCGCGTAATTACATCGCAATTTATTGAAGCAACCAAACAAAAATCACTAAGCGGTCTATTACGTTTGTTTCATGgatttgtatttatttgtatGAATACAGTTTACTAAACTAATATTAAAgatatcttcaattttcattacactTCGAATTCACTAAAACTTTATCTTCCGAAAAATAACGCCCGGCAGAGAGCAACTGAATCAACACTCCAAACGCTTCAAACGGACAGTGAATGCTAAGATAGTGTAATTAAGATAATGCGTAGTTCAGACAAATAATAATGGTGTTCTGTAGTACCGGTGCAACCAGCAGACATACCACTTAACACAGAAGACGCATTGTCGGTTACGTTTTTTGGATTCGGTTTCGCTTTTCGTTGACGGAAAACTTTGTAACCCCGCTTGCCTGAATCATGCGCACGAATCGTTCAGCGTGTAGGAAAATTCACGGTATATACCATGTAGCCTAAATTCATCGATCACAAAACTTTTGTACatgtgcatacatatatacaccgGTTCATAGTATTCAAATTTAAGCCAATCGTCGCTGGCGATGACAAATCAGTAACCATTGAATCGCGTTACAAACAGAGATCGCCAGTCGCAGCTCGCTCCGATCGGTCTAGGGTTGTGTGAGGTGTGTTAGTCGTGTTTGGGCAGCACAAGCGGAACCTCGCAGTTTTCGGGCTGTATCGTTTACTCTAATCTTTGTTTGCTTACCAAACTTAGATTACTTGATTCTTACACGTAACGCAGACCTTTGGCTCCGGGAGAAACAGGCTTATTGAAATTAGAATAGGATTCAAGTGTTGGAATGAAATTGGAGTTTCTTGAGTGTCACAGAAATCTGCGATTTATTAGTAGTATGGACAAATTCAtttactatcgcaacgacaCTAGATTACCAAGCAATAATCTTCGCTTAGGATTGATTTTACCATGGGTtttatattcataaaaattttgggaCCACCAGCGCCTATTACTGGAATTTTGATATCGAGTGactttcaattatttattctctgCGGCAATACGCGTGAAAGAATGAAGAGAAGTTGGCTAGATCAGTCTGGCATTTGTAAATGTGGTATAGCGGATAGCGAGTGGTCGAGaatagtgtttttttttttttttgcggcTTGTGATCGGCTACCAAAGTCGTAAAACATCAGTGACTAGGACCGCCGAAATTCAATCTCCGGAGTAGTGAGTTTAAAACAATTTAGGAAACTGCTTGATGGAGGAGGTTCGAAACCAGGTGCAAAATACGTCTTTGAGTGGTGAGACTTTGAACGAAACCGATAGATTTACAACATATCCTGAAAACTGTAGATCGTTTGTCATCGAAGTTACCGGGAAATCGCcattgtttgaataaaaagcTCAACATCCTAGTACCTATTATGGATAAACATTCATTCGTCTGTAAGTAGCGCATTAATCTCTGCCTTACCCAACGCGGAAAGTCGCAGGGTAAAAAATTGGCGCttattttaaacgatttcCTCTAAAAATACCGCCAATCGGAATTCCAGGTCCTCGACCAGGGTTAAATGTTGGACAGTGATGGCCGATGACAGTGACATTGACAGCTGGTATTTAATGAAAGATGAAATCGTTCACCCGCCCTGTAAAAACCTGCGTTCGAAATTCAACGACCCTGAGCACAACGGGGCCAGAATATCAAACGGTTACTCCGCAGCCTCCCATCGATCTCAAAACGCGGAACAAATATCGTCTCCATCCAGTACCGAGGTTCGTTTCATAAACCCAGCGATATACGCGGAGTCTCTCACACCCTCGAACGGCTTCGCCGAGAACGTGAGGACGCCCCGCACAAGCACCGACGAGGAGGCAACCGTCGTCGTCGAGGTCCGTTACGGCGATTCGAACGGTCTTGCAGACGGGCTCTCCACCCTATCAGTCAACGAAGACTCCCCCAGTATCGGCGAAGGTGATGCCCCAAGTGATCAGGTTGACCTGGGTGCAGCGGACACGTACCGATGCAGTTCCCAGTCAGACACATCGCGGACCTCGACGCTTACCCTGACGCACAATTCAAAGTCCGTCACTCGGCTCGTGAGGCGGTGCGTAATCGATGGGTCTTCAAAAATTTACGACGATGGAGACACGGCCGCGGATCAGGAGGACGTCCACAGGTGCGCCATGCCTCGTTGTCCTTAATTTCTAGCTCGAAAGCTGAGAATAAATGGACACGTAACTTCTGCTTCAGGTTTTCTGCGAATTGTCGAAGAATAGTGCAGCTCTCCTCCTCGTCGGTCTCGAGTTCTACATTCTCTGACAGCAGAACGAGCGGCCCAGTTCTTGCTCGTAGAATCGCCCATCAGGAATGGGTCCGGAAGAAGCAGCGGGCTGCTCTCCAGAAAAGCGAAGCTGAG is a window encoding:
- the LOC124298603 gene encoding protein BUD31 homolog, encoding MPKVRRSKKPPPDGWELIEPTLEELEQKMREAETEPHEGKRKQESLWPIFKIHHQKSRYIYDLFYRRKAISRELYDYCLNENIADKNLIAKWKKVGYENLCCLRCIQTRDTNFGTNCICRVPKGKLEEGRIVECIHCGCRGCSG
- the LOC124298601 gene encoding 28 kDa heat- and acid-stable phosphoprotein-like, producing MPRGKFVNHKGRNRRFTNPEELEEQRRQEEKQRQWRQTRGDTSSSEEEEQEQSKAAGSDKLKKVDESESESDSESESDSDPDGKAKGVENLIQVENPNRVQKKVKKLSQLNEALAKSSKPELSRREREELEKQRAKANYQKLHAEGKTDEARADLARLAIIKQQRAEAAKQREDEKKQKELAQQKKTELTQKALGKRS
- the LOC124298598 gene encoding vicilin-like seed storage protein At2g18540, with amino-acid sequence MADDSDIDSWYLMKDEIVHPPCKNLRSKFNDPEHNGARISNGYSAASHRSQNAEQISSPSSTEVRFINPAIYAESLTPSNGFAENVRTPRTSTDEEATVVVEVRYGDSNGLADGLSTLSVNEDSPSIGEGDAPSDQVDLGAADTYRCSSQSDTSRTSTLTLTHNSKSVTRLVRRCVIDGSSKIYDDGDTAADQEDVHRFSANCRRIVQLSSSSVSSSTFSDSRTSGPVLARRIAHQEWVRKKQRAALQKSEAERRAELRRRQEEERAERERVERERKERENFLRWQERKKKEEANRKLAVEQELEFQRRLKSVEDRAAIAKIIHLQQWARKKEAAQKAQQKEQELKQKAIEEERKKRLAESSEAFEKWRESAKSRPRPATQGLLPHQRAKPSYVNPKPWQQIVDAEEPESQDDLLSKKPAMQGKSKDNIVRRSIVSHH